Proteins encoded by one window of Candidatus Brocadia sp.:
- the recO gene encoding DNA repair protein RecO: protein MSIFRTEAIALGRTDYSDSSQIITFYTRDYGKIQTLAKGFKRTSGRYSSKAVDLLTYYQILFIKKAHTSLHTLTEAVLQNNYPLLRTDLDRYYMASCTAELVNEFTGENDPSEQLFDIFANTLAGIATDTDAMISLLAFEIKMLKVLGYLPEWGCCVNCKNSIPQVSGVHFNGREGGVLCRKCQVKFKNGIVVPAGAIRIAGRFVDINLQRLERVRIQSSICVEIEKMLRYYISSLLNKGLNSWKYIKI, encoded by the coding sequence ATGTCCATCTTCAGAACAGAAGCGATTGCACTGGGAAGGACAGATTACAGCGATTCCAGTCAGATAATTACCTTCTATACCCGTGACTACGGTAAGATCCAGACCCTTGCAAAAGGATTCAAGCGTACATCGGGAAGGTACAGTTCGAAAGCAGTCGACCTGTTGACATACTATCAAATTCTCTTTATTAAAAAAGCGCATACGTCTCTTCATACCCTTACTGAGGCCGTTTTACAAAATAATTATCCCCTGTTACGAACCGACCTGGATAGATACTATATGGCTTCGTGTACGGCAGAACTCGTTAATGAATTTACCGGGGAAAATGATCCCAGTGAACAACTCTTTGATATTTTTGCAAACACGCTGGCAGGAATAGCAACGGATACCGATGCGATGATATCATTGTTAGCCTTTGAGATAAAAATGCTGAAGGTCCTGGGTTATTTGCCTGAATGGGGGTGTTGTGTGAATTGTAAAAACAGCATTCCGCAGGTATCCGGAGTACATTTTAACGGTAGAGAAGGGGGGGTATTGTGCAGGAAATGTCAGGTTAAATTTAAAAACGGGATTGTTGTTCCTGCTGGTGCAATACGCATTGCCGGTCGATTCGTGGATATTAATTTGCAGAGATTAGAACGTGTCAGGATACAATCATCTATTTGTGTTGAAATCGAAAAGATGCTGAGATATTATATTAGTTCTCTCTTAAACAAAGGGCTAAATTCCTGGAAATATATCAAGATCTAA
- the ybeY gene encoding rRNA maturation RNase YbeY, whose amino-acid sequence MRKISVKLEITDLQKFYPIDKGKIKKLVTGVLKAEREEKNAELSVVFVDNKRIKEINRTFLGHNYATDVLSFHYHESSLKSNITGEIIISVEMAAKLAQKHGYSIEGEVALYLVHGLLHLLGYDDKQKGDAKKMHQREGELLSNFGYSVPRPN is encoded by the coding sequence ATGCGAAAAATTTCTGTGAAATTGGAGATTACAGACCTGCAAAAATTTTATCCTATTGATAAAGGCAAGATAAAAAAACTTGTTACCGGCGTTCTAAAAGCCGAGAGAGAGGAGAAAAATGCAGAACTCAGTGTTGTTTTTGTAGATAACAAAAGGATAAAAGAAATTAACAGAACTTTCCTGGGACATAATTATGCCACCGATGTACTGAGTTTTCATTATCATGAGTCTTCCCTCAAAAGTAACATTACCGGCGAAATTATCATCTCTGTTGAAATGGCTGCTAAACTAGCGCAAAAACATGGGTATTCAATTGAAGGGGAAGTTGCCCTTTATCTGGTTCATGGTTTATTGCATCTGCTCGGGTACGACGACAAACAGAAAGGAGATGCGAAAAAGATGCATCAGAGAGAAGGAGAACTGTTGTCGAATTTTGGTTATAGCGTTCCCCGGCCGAACTGA
- a CDS encoding PhoH family protein, which translates to MRLVRDAFHVQLVARHGLLKLEGEKEQVDTSKEVLNRLLEIVRSTGRLDLEDVEQAIVDAKNEPGEGTTQTIDVFQRGAFIKPKTDGQTKYIEAIKKNDLVFCIGPAGTGKTYLAVAMALSFLKTGRIRRIVLARPAVEAGEKLGYLPGDIKAKVNPYLRPLYDAIADMMDVGHVKKYLETDLIEILPLAYMRGRTLNDSFIILDEAQNCTVKQMKTFLTRLGVKSKVVVTGDITQVDLSAGEMSGLIDVQERLMNIDNISFVYLTKADIVRHKLVQDIVDAYES; encoded by the coding sequence CTGCGCCTTGTCAGGGACGCCTTTCATGTACAATTAGTAGCCCGTCATGGACTCCTGAAACTCGAAGGAGAAAAAGAACAGGTAGATACCAGCAAAGAGGTATTGAACAGATTGCTGGAAATCGTTCGTTCTACGGGAAGATTAGATCTAGAGGACGTGGAACAAGCCATTGTTGATGCAAAAAACGAGCCAGGTGAGGGTACCACCCAAACGATTGACGTCTTCCAACGGGGCGCCTTTATAAAACCAAAGACAGATGGCCAGACGAAATACATAGAAGCAATTAAAAAAAATGATCTGGTTTTTTGCATAGGGCCTGCAGGCACGGGAAAGACCTATTTGGCGGTAGCCATGGCCCTCTCTTTTCTGAAAACTGGCCGTATCAGGAGAATTGTGCTTGCCAGACCGGCCGTAGAAGCAGGAGAAAAGCTCGGATATTTGCCCGGCGATATTAAGGCCAAAGTAAATCCCTATCTGCGCCCGCTCTATGATGCCATAGCAGATATGATGGATGTCGGGCATGTAAAAAAATATCTGGAAACTGACCTGATAGAGATTCTCCCTCTTGCCTATATGCGCGGAAGAACGCTGAATGATTCCTTTATCATTTTGGATGAGGCGCAAAACTGCACCGTAAAACAGATGAAAACTTTTTTAACGAGACTGGGTGTTAAATCGAAGGTGGTGGTAACGGGGGATATTACACAGGTTGATTTATCTGCCGGGGAGATGTCCGGATTAATTGATGTCCAGGAAAGGTTGATGAACATCGACAACATTTCTTTTGTATATCTGACTAAAGCCGACATTGTCCGGCATAAGCTCGTTCAGGACATTGTTGATGCGTATGAATCATAA